In one Acuticoccus sp. I52.16.1 genomic region, the following are encoded:
- a CDS encoding copper chaperone PCu(A)C has translation MLRGMRTAGFAAIALFLALSGTAFAASDDVIVEDAWSRASIGTSRPGVAYMTIRNAGETPVTLIGLTSSIAMKAEVHRTATNEQGISSMEPAGDLTIAPGTILTLAPGGLHAMLMNLQAPINKGDRFKLTLQFAEGGEVTVEVLARGIAARGPRD, from the coding sequence ATACTCCGAGGCATGCGGACAGCTGGATTCGCCGCAATCGCGCTGTTTCTCGCCCTGTCCGGCACGGCATTCGCAGCATCGGACGATGTGATCGTCGAAGACGCCTGGTCGCGCGCCTCGATTGGAACCAGCCGGCCAGGCGTCGCCTATATGACGATCCGCAATGCCGGCGAGACGCCCGTCACCCTGATCGGGCTGACCTCGTCAATTGCGATGAAAGCAGAGGTGCACCGCACCGCAACGAACGAGCAGGGCATCAGCTCCATGGAGCCCGCCGGTGACCTAACTATTGCACCTGGCACGATTTTGACACTTGCTCCGGGCGGCCTCCACGCGATGCTTATGAATTTGCAGGCGCCTATAAACAAAGGCGATCGCTTTAAACTAACGCTGCAATTTGCCGAGGGCGGCGAGGTAACGGTCGAAGTCCTGGCTCGTGGCATAGCAGCGCGAGGTCCTCGCGATTAA
- a CDS encoding SCO family protein: MRRRHILRYGSATVALTALTLFAGWWQVDGPATPSSPGPFPLPLAEMAFKLVDHEGQSVGPQSLVGRPTMVFFGFTYCPDVCPTTLSDITSWLDALGEVAAQLNVIFITVDPARDTVEVLSQYISYFHAQIRGWTGSAAEISRAARDFRVSYEKVSRGGDAYTMNHTASVFLFDAGGRYISNIDYHESREFAVPKILRAIDTQSDAS, from the coding sequence ATGCGGCGCCGGCACATCCTTAGGTATGGCTCTGCGACTGTTGCCTTGACGGCCCTGACGCTGTTCGCTGGATGGTGGCAGGTGGACGGACCGGCCACTCCTTCATCTCCTGGACCATTTCCGCTCCCTCTTGCTGAAATGGCCTTCAAACTTGTCGATCACGAGGGCCAGAGCGTAGGTCCCCAATCGCTCGTCGGGCGGCCGACAATGGTGTTTTTTGGCTTCACCTATTGTCCAGACGTCTGCCCAACGACGTTGTCGGATATCACATCGTGGCTTGATGCGCTGGGTGAGGTGGCGGCGCAGTTAAACGTGATCTTTATCACCGTCGATCCGGCGCGCGATACCGTCGAAGTGCTGTCTCAGTATATAAGTTACTTTCACGCGCAGATCCGAGGTTGGACGGGATCCGCGGCTGAAATTTCTCGTGCCGCAAGGGACTTTCGCGTTTCATACGAAAAGGTTTCCAGGGGTGGCGACGCCTATACCATGAACCATACAGCGAGTGTTTTCTTGTTTGATGCCGGTGGACGCTACATCAGCAATATAGATTATCATGAGTCGAGGGAGTTTGCCGTGCCAAAAATATTACGCGCAATAGACACCCAAAGCGATGCGAGTTGA
- the lspA gene encoding signal peptidase II, whose protein sequence is MPLHIKSKKYKVTSLQSGFLVAIIVLFIDQGSKLLVTAQAEILRGGIPIFPGLNFVFIQNAGVSFGLFGFAPPLVLIIFGILICCILVIIIYKNNDLHHNISCGMIIGGALGNIIDRIRHGRVTDFIDVYVGQFHWPSFNMADVTIVTGAIILSFGKIFFKRKEATR, encoded by the coding sequence ATGCCTCTCCATATTAAATCAAAAAAGTACAAAGTAACGTCTCTGCAGAGCGGATTTTTAGTCGCCATTATTGTGTTATTTATTGATCAGGGCAGCAAGTTATTGGTGACCGCCCAAGCCGAAATTCTCCGAGGAGGCATACCCATCTTTCCAGGATTGAATTTCGTTTTCATACAAAATGCGGGGGTAAGTTTTGGGTTATTTGGATTTGCCCCACCTCTCGTCTTGATAATTTTTGGAATATTAATTTGCTGCATTCTTGTCATAATTATATACAAAAACAATGACTTGCACCATAACATATCTTGCGGAATGATTATTGGTGGTGCGCTAGGAAATATTATTGATCGAATTCGCCACGGCCGGGTCACGGATTTTATTGATGTATACGTAGGACAATTTCATTGGCCTTCGTTTAATATGGCCGACGTCACCATCGTGACAGGAGCCATAATTCTCTCTTTTGGAAAAATTTTCTTTAAACGCAAAGAGGCCACGCGATAA
- a CDS encoding Nramp family divalent metal transporter, which produces MSAVLSGQRRGLSGKLLFAGPAVIASIAYMDPGNYATNIQAGSGYGYQLLWVVLLANLIAMLFQALSARLGIVTGKNLAEMSRDQFPKPVVWVMWCVSEVAAMATDLAEFLGGAIGLSLIFSLPLIWGMVATAIVTYGILIFERHGFRPMELIIGTMVAIIGLCYLIQLSIAPVDWSAAAAGLVTPTLPDAAALTIAVGIIGATVMPHAIYLHSGLTQTRALIRNEEDRGKVLRYSNIEVMIALAIAGMVNMAMVMMAASAFHQGHSDVAEIETAYRTLTPLLGAAAASVFLVSLVTSGISSSVVGTMAGQLIMQGFLHVRVPIWLRRLVTMVPAFGVVALGYNATEALVLSQVVLSIALPVPMVALIVFTSRRDLMGPYAAGPMTRMLAYAGATMVLGLNFVLLADTFGVPIPLFRD; this is translated from the coding sequence ATGTCCGCCGTTCTATCCGGCCAACGCCGCGGTCTTTCGGGCAAGCTTCTTTTTGCGGGTCCGGCCGTGATCGCTTCCATCGCCTACATGGACCCCGGCAACTATGCGACGAACATTCAGGCGGGATCGGGCTACGGCTACCAGCTCCTGTGGGTGGTGCTGCTCGCCAATCTCATCGCGATGCTGTTTCAGGCGCTGTCGGCCCGGCTCGGCATCGTGACGGGCAAGAACCTTGCTGAGATGTCGCGCGACCAGTTTCCCAAGCCCGTTGTCTGGGTCATGTGGTGCGTCAGTGAAGTCGCGGCCATGGCGACTGATCTCGCCGAGTTCCTCGGGGGGGCGATCGGCCTGTCGCTGATCTTCAGCCTACCACTGATCTGGGGTATGGTCGCAACCGCCATCGTCACCTATGGCATTCTGATCTTCGAGCGGCACGGCTTCCGGCCGATGGAGCTGATCATCGGGACGATGGTCGCCATCATCGGGCTCTGTTACCTCATCCAACTCTCGATCGCGCCGGTCGACTGGAGTGCTGCGGCGGCTGGTCTGGTGACGCCGACCCTGCCTGACGCCGCCGCCCTAACCATCGCGGTGGGGATCATCGGCGCAACGGTGATGCCGCACGCGATCTATTTGCATTCCGGTCTGACCCAGACCCGCGCCCTGATCCGCAATGAAGAGGATCGCGGCAAGGTGCTCCGCTATTCCAATATCGAGGTGATGATCGCGCTGGCCATCGCTGGCATGGTGAACATGGCGATGGTGATGATGGCGGCGAGCGCCTTTCACCAGGGCCACAGCGATGTCGCCGAGATCGAAACGGCCTACCGGACACTGACCCCGCTGTTGGGTGCCGCGGCGGCGTCGGTGTTTCTGGTCTCGCTGGTCACCTCGGGGATATCGAGCTCGGTGGTCGGGACAATGGCGGGGCAGCTTATCATGCAGGGGTTCCTGCATGTACGAGTGCCGATCTGGCTGCGCCGCCTCGTGACCATGGTACCCGCCTTTGGCGTGGTCGCGCTGGGCTACAACGCGACCGAAGCGCTGGTGCTGTCACAGGTGGTGCTGTCGATTGCCTTGCCGGTGCCCATGGTTGCGCTGATCGTCTTCACATCACGTCGCGATCTCATGGGGCCATATGCGGCGGGGCCGATGACCCGCATGCTCGCTTATGCCGGTGCAACCATGGTGCTGGGGCTAAATTTCGTTCTGCTCGCCGACACCTTCGGCGTTCCGATCCCCCTGTTCAGGGACTGA
- the mntR gene encoding manganese-binding transcriptional regulator MntR, whose amino-acid sequence MDEANTEALEAPPSEEASRFARARAAQAKAVLEDYVEMIGDLIATHGEARVADIAERMGVAQPTATKAVTRLKREGFATSKPYRGVFLTPKGSELADYVRTRHRTVVALLIAVGVPRDIAEADAEGIEHHVSGRTLAAFEAFVAR is encoded by the coding sequence ATGGACGAAGCGAACACTGAGGCACTGGAAGCACCTCCTTCGGAGGAGGCCAGCCGTTTTGCCCGTGCGCGTGCGGCCCAGGCCAAAGCCGTCCTAGAGGATTACGTTGAGATGATCGGGGATCTCATTGCGACTCATGGAGAGGCGAGGGTCGCCGATATCGCGGAACGCATGGGAGTGGCGCAACCGACAGCCACCAAGGCGGTGACCCGACTCAAGCGAGAAGGATTTGCCACCTCGAAGCCCTATCGAGGCGTATTCCTCACACCGAAAGGGTCAGAGTTGGCTGACTATGTGCGCACTCGACATCGCACCGTGGTGGCCCTACTCATCGCCGTAGGCGTGCCGAGGGACATTGCCGAAGCCGATGCCGAAGGGATCGAGCACCACGTTTCCGGTCGGACCCTGGCGGCATTCGAGGCATTCGTTGCACGATAA
- a CDS encoding cation-translocating P-type ATPase, with translation MSDCTHRHDHGHVHDHPHRDQKEVGCCGDGTTCSVPIASSSSTGAGRSFRVSGLDCAEEVAILNKAVGPEVGGTDHLAFDVLNGRMIILEGARSVPDDRIVEIVAETGMSAELWDDDSAAADQVAHLGRQRQFTLLSGVFWSAGLLWHILETGLSGALSLFAGHGEEPMPVPEAGLFALAILFGVWLVAPKAWSSARRLSPDMNLLMVVAIAGAIGLGEFFEAATVAFFFCLSLYLESWSVGRARRAVAALLDLAPPTVRVIRPDGSEATVPAEDVHIGDQFVVRGGDRIPLDGEVTAGAGAVDQSPITGESALIPKEPGDEVYAGTINGEGSLTVRATKAASDTMLSKIIRMVGDAQARRAPVEQWVAKFARVYTPAVMALAVLLAVLPPLLFGEAWVTWFYNALVLLVIACPCALVISTPVSIVAALASAARAGVLVKGGAYVEAPGRTTAIAMDKTGTITMGEPEVTAVHPLRERSERDLLSRAAALEARSSHPLARAILARSERDGIPAIVAEDTRTIPGRGLEGRFDGQAIWLGSDRFASERGFADAIPAGLKSEIEEKGNTLVVVGDEMGVIGVLELRDRIRPDAGAIIARLRAQGVGTIAMLTGDNANTAHAVAAEVGIDPACVWAELLPEDKVIAVEELVATHNVVAMIGDGVNDAPAMARAHYGIAMGVVGSDAAIEVADIALMTDDVSKIPWLIDHSRHTMRIIRENIGISLATKAAFVGLTAFGIASMWGAIAADVGVSLLVVANSLRLLNPRKAVTSIERSSPSKATSPAVPGK, from the coding sequence ATGTCCGATTGCACCCATCGCCATGATCATGGTCACGTCCATGATCACCCGCATCGTGATCAGAAAGAGGTCGGCTGTTGTGGCGACGGAACCACGTGCAGTGTCCCGATAGCATCCTCTTCGTCGACAGGCGCGGGTCGAAGCTTTCGCGTCAGCGGCCTCGATTGCGCCGAGGAAGTCGCCATCCTGAACAAGGCGGTTGGCCCCGAGGTCGGCGGCACCGACCATCTGGCCTTCGACGTGCTGAACGGCCGGATGATCATCCTGGAAGGAGCACGGTCGGTTCCGGACGATCGTATCGTTGAAATCGTTGCCGAAACCGGGATGAGCGCCGAGCTTTGGGACGACGACAGCGCTGCCGCGGACCAAGTGGCTCATCTCGGTCGTCAACGGCAGTTCACGTTGCTGAGTGGCGTATTCTGGAGCGCTGGCTTGCTCTGGCACATATTGGAGACTGGCCTCTCGGGGGCGCTCAGTCTCTTTGCCGGACATGGGGAAGAGCCGATGCCGGTCCCCGAGGCCGGACTATTCGCGCTCGCAATCCTGTTCGGTGTCTGGCTCGTCGCCCCGAAAGCCTGGTCGTCGGCGCGGCGGCTTTCTCCCGACATGAACCTCCTCATGGTCGTCGCGATCGCCGGCGCTATCGGGCTCGGCGAATTCTTCGAGGCGGCGACGGTCGCCTTCTTCTTCTGCCTGTCCCTCTACCTGGAGAGTTGGAGCGTGGGACGGGCGCGCCGTGCAGTCGCGGCCCTCCTCGATTTAGCCCCGCCGACCGTACGGGTGATCCGGCCCGACGGCAGCGAGGCAACGGTTCCCGCAGAGGACGTGCATATCGGAGACCAGTTCGTGGTGCGCGGCGGCGACCGCATTCCGCTCGACGGCGAGGTGACGGCGGGCGCCGGTGCGGTCGATCAGTCACCGATCACCGGCGAGAGCGCTCTCATTCCCAAGGAGCCGGGCGACGAGGTCTACGCCGGCACCATCAATGGCGAGGGAAGCCTCACGGTACGCGCGACCAAAGCGGCATCGGACACGATGCTGTCCAAGATCATCCGCATGGTCGGTGACGCCCAGGCGCGCCGCGCGCCGGTGGAGCAGTGGGTGGCGAAGTTCGCGCGCGTCTACACGCCGGCGGTGATGGCTCTCGCGGTCCTTTTGGCGGTCCTGCCCCCGCTACTCTTCGGCGAGGCATGGGTGACCTGGTTCTACAACGCGCTGGTGCTTCTAGTGATCGCCTGTCCCTGCGCGCTAGTAATCTCGACACCCGTCTCGATCGTCGCAGCCCTTGCGTCCGCGGCGCGCGCGGGTGTGCTGGTCAAGGGTGGCGCTTATGTCGAGGCGCCGGGGCGGACGACGGCCATCGCGATGGACAAGACCGGCACCATCACCATGGGCGAACCCGAGGTGACCGCCGTCCACCCCCTACGGGAACGGAGCGAACGGGACCTCCTGTCGCGAGCGGCCGCCCTCGAGGCGCGTTCCTCGCATCCGCTTGCGCGCGCCATCCTCGCTCGCTCGGAGCGTGATGGCATCCCCGCGATTGTCGCCGAGGACACCCGCACCATCCCAGGCCGGGGCTTGGAGGGGCGCTTCGACGGACAAGCGATCTGGCTCGGATCCGATCGATTTGCGTCCGAACGAGGGTTCGCCGACGCGATCCCAGCAGGCCTCAAGTCCGAAATCGAAGAGAAAGGAAACACGCTCGTCGTGGTCGGTGACGAGATGGGCGTCATCGGTGTCCTCGAGCTACGCGATCGCATCCGGCCGGATGCGGGGGCGATCATCGCCAGGCTCCGTGCACAGGGTGTCGGCACGATCGCGATGCTCACCGGCGACAACGCCAATACCGCGCACGCGGTCGCGGCCGAGGTGGGCATCGATCCGGCCTGCGTCTGGGCCGAGCTGTTGCCCGAGGACAAGGTGATCGCCGTGGAGGAACTGGTCGCCACCCATAACGTGGTCGCTATGATCGGGGACGGCGTCAACGACGCGCCGGCAATGGCACGCGCACACTACGGTATCGCAATGGGTGTTGTCGGCTCAGATGCGGCGATCGAGGTCGCCGACATTGCGCTGATGACCGACGATGTCAGCAAAATTCCATGGCTGATCGACCATTCGCGCCACACGATGCGCATTATTCGCGAGAATATCGGTATTTCGCTTGCGACCAAGGCCGCCTTCGTCGGCTTGACGGCGTTCGGTATTGCATCGATGTGGGGTGCGATTGCCGCAGATGTGGGGGTCTCGCTGTTGGTCGTCGCCAACTCGTTGAGGCTTCTGAACCCCCGCAAGGCCGTGACGTCAATAGAGCGGTCGTCCCCCTCGAAAGCGACCTCGCCCGCCGTGCCCGGGAAGTGA
- a CDS encoding cytochrome c oxidase assembly protein: protein MNALLHADPLGAAISPVALLLIGLAAIAYLRGLRQLHLVGEPVRAFRHALFVAGLLSLAVALDAPIAPAAARLFTLHQVQHLLVRLIGPLLIVIAYPWPVLRAGLPSGLRRWLIIVGRRPMVARLAGLCTTLPMALGLLVAALYIWQLPAVHNAALDKPLFLILAHVGMILAGLNFFAVVLDRRDAPEGPPQAGRILLLFCAIISNILLGSLTTLKEVVIYPAYDVTGRLYGWSAMTDETLGGYIIWVPSSLIMLAAIMIAFMGWNRAEERRWAMRYSLRGGSNSAALEFPETAEELWMKVEQPNRRMGQTLGLAAFSMFAVVLITAICVVTLM from the coding sequence ATGAATGCTCTGCTCCACGCCGATCCGTTGGGGGCGGCGATTTCGCCTGTCGCCCTCCTGTTGATCGGTCTTGCGGCGATCGCCTACCTGCGGGGGCTGCGTCAGCTGCACCTCGTCGGCGAGCCGGTCAGGGCGTTCCGACACGCCCTGTTCGTCGCGGGGCTCCTGAGCCTCGCCGTTGCGCTCGACGCCCCGATCGCGCCCGCCGCGGCGAGGCTCTTTACCCTGCACCAGGTGCAGCATCTGCTGGTCCGGCTGATAGGTCCGTTGCTTATCGTAATCGCCTATCCCTGGCCGGTCCTGCGCGCCGGCCTGCCGTCCGGGTTGCGCCGATGGCTGATCATCGTGGGGCGGCGCCCGATGGTGGCGCGGCTTGCCGGGCTCTGCACCACTTTGCCGATGGCCTTGGGCCTGCTGGTCGCGGCGCTCTACATTTGGCAGCTGCCTGCCGTGCACAATGCCGCGCTCGACAAGCCACTGTTCCTCATCCTGGCGCACGTTGGGATGATCCTCGCTGGACTGAATTTCTTCGCCGTGGTGCTCGATCGGCGCGACGCTCCAGAAGGTCCGCCACAGGCCGGACGGATCCTGTTGTTGTTCTGCGCCATCATCTCGAACATATTGCTGGGTTCGCTGACGACATTAAAGGAAGTCGTCATTTATCCCGCCTACGATGTTACAGGCCGCCTTTATGGTTGGTCTGCGATGACTGATGAGACGCTCGGTGGTTACATCATATGGGTTCCGTCTTCTCTCATTATGCTCGCGGCGATCATGATCGCATTCATGGGTTGGAATCGCGCTGAAGAACGGCGTTGGGCAATGCGCTACTCGTTGCGCGGCGGGTCAAACAGTGCCGCGCTCGAATTTCCGGAGACGGCCGAAGAGCTCTGGATGAAGGTGGAGCAACCCAATCGCCGAATGGGTCAGACGCTTGGCTTGGCCGCCTTCTCGATGTTCGCAGTCGTCTTGATCACCGCGATCTGCGTCGTAACGCTGATGTAG
- a CDS encoding cytochrome c oxidase assembly protein — MTSVMGRLPGRTRGWPGCAVLFLIGAALWAVSTYVPSRMPAWGPYEFSWPIWLAVTLSGLWFQRGLSRLAPVDRPGPWRRIAFWAGLALIYGVTQTGFEYLAQRMFFINRLQHVAMHHVGPVLLALSAGGPAILAGAPGWVRRACDSAPATLFMAFVQQPLVAAFLFVGLFWLWLIPPVHFAAMIDPGLYQVMNWSMAVDGILFWALVLDTRVSPPARVGFGVRVVLAVAVMFPQIVLGALISFATEDLFPYYAFCGRYFPDIDALTDQQIGGLVIWIPPAMMSVLALLLVLNNMRRAGADI; from the coding sequence GTGACCAGCGTCATGGGCAGGTTGCCGGGACGCACCCGCGGATGGCCTGGCTGCGCGGTGCTGTTTCTGATTGGCGCGGCACTGTGGGCGGTCTCGACCTACGTGCCGTCGCGAATGCCGGCGTGGGGGCCCTACGAATTCTCGTGGCCTATCTGGCTCGCCGTCACGCTGTCCGGCCTCTGGTTTCAGCGCGGTCTGTCCCGCCTCGCTCCCGTGGACCGGCCTGGCCCCTGGCGCCGGATCGCCTTCTGGGCGGGCCTCGCGCTGATCTACGGCGTCACGCAGACCGGATTCGAATACCTTGCCCAACGGATGTTCTTCATCAACCGGCTGCAGCACGTGGCGATGCACCACGTCGGCCCGGTTTTGCTGGCCTTGAGCGCGGGCGGGCCCGCCATCCTGGCCGGCGCACCGGGCTGGGTGCGTCGGGCATGCGACAGCGCTCCCGCAACTCTCTTCATGGCTTTTGTCCAGCAGCCGCTCGTGGCCGCGTTCCTCTTCGTGGGTCTGTTCTGGCTCTGGCTGATTCCGCCTGTGCATTTTGCCGCGATGATCGACCCCGGCCTGTATCAGGTCATGAACTGGTCCATGGCGGTCGATGGCATCCTCTTTTGGGCGCTCGTGCTCGACACGCGCGTCTCGCCACCCGCGCGGGTCGGGTTCGGTGTCAGGGTCGTGCTCGCGGTCGCGGTCATGTTCCCGCAGATTGTGCTTGGCGCGCTGATCAGCTTTGCCACCGAGGATCTCTTTCCATACTACGCCTTCTGCGGGAGGTATTTCCCCGACATTGACGCTCTTACAGATCAGCAGATCGGCGGTCTGGTGATCTGGATACCGCCTGCGATGATGAGCGTCTTGGCGCTGCTTCTTGTCCTCAACAATATGCGTCGCGCAGGGGCAGATATCTAG
- a CDS encoding SCO family protein — translation MSRRTALGFGAKVLLAISLAGCDAQNWYGTDVSGSMPDLDFTLTRASDGQIVKQTDFRGKIVALFFGYTFCPDVCPMTLANLTALTQSLGENAGRLSILFVTVDPERDTLEQLVRYVVNFTERATALRGTDDQLIKLTRRLRVTYKIADHVPGDANYEVSHGKSIYVFDAEGEARLIWPSFETADADIAAATRDIERLIADA, via the coding sequence TTGAGTCGCCGCACGGCTTTGGGCTTTGGCGCCAAGGTTCTGCTGGCGATCTCCCTTGCCGGATGCGACGCCCAAAACTGGTATGGAACGGACGTCTCCGGCTCGATGCCGGACCTGGATTTCACGCTAACTCGTGCGTCAGACGGGCAGATCGTCAAGCAAACGGACTTTCGCGGAAAAATCGTCGCACTGTTCTTTGGGTACACGTTCTGCCCGGATGTCTGCCCCATGACCCTGGCAAATCTGACGGCGCTGACTCAAAGTCTCGGGGAAAATGCCGGACGTCTTTCGATCCTATTCGTGACAGTCGACCCGGAGCGGGACACGCTAGAGCAACTTGTCCGCTACGTTGTGAATTTCACCGAGCGGGCGACGGCACTGCGCGGTACCGATGATCAACTCATCAAGCTGACGCGGCGGCTGCGCGTAACGTACAAGATTGCTGATCATGTCCCCGGCGACGCGAACTACGAAGTGTCGCACGGCAAGTCGATCTACGTCTTCGACGCCGAGGGGGAGGCGCGGCTGATATGGCCGTCATTTGAGACGGCCGATGCGGATATCGCTGCAGCGACCCGCGACATCGAACGCCTGATCGCAGATGCATAA
- a CDS encoding replication initiator protein A, giving the protein MCEVTIDRSPLLPDRHPQRDLFVCDIVDAVPKGDMSSMEHPVFSLSTKPDMRSRRYERGGNWIEISPSRYGLATVHDRDVLIYCISQCMAALNEDRKVHRSMRFKAYDLLVATNRQTSGRGYELLKDALRRLQGTQIETNLRQGNREYFKVFGLIESAEIVRETRDGRMLDVEITLSDWVWDAIENNNVLELNKQYFLLRKPLERRLYELARKHCGMQSEWKVGLGTLREKCGSGSTDKEFRRLISKIIADDDQHDHMPDYAFVIRGSNVVVHRKRAMEEHAVQSFLVAALRLDPDTYALARGAAPGWDVHHLESEWRSWVADKGIAVKDADRHFLSFCRNRGPYDEQRSSLRS; this is encoded by the coding sequence GTGTGTGAAGTGACGATTGACCGCTCTCCCCTACTCCCGGACCGGCATCCCCAAAGGGACCTGTTCGTCTGCGATATCGTAGATGCGGTGCCAAAGGGCGATATGTCTTCGATGGAACACCCCGTGTTTTCGCTATCGACTAAGCCCGATATGCGGTCTCGTCGTTATGAGCGCGGCGGCAATTGGATTGAAATTTCGCCATCCCGTTATGGTCTTGCGACGGTGCACGATCGAGATGTTCTGATCTACTGTATTAGCCAGTGCATGGCGGCATTGAATGAGGACCGGAAGGTACATCGGTCGATGCGTTTCAAAGCGTATGATTTGCTTGTGGCGACCAATCGGCAAACCTCAGGCCGCGGTTACGAACTGCTGAAAGATGCACTTCGCCGATTGCAGGGGACTCAAATTGAAACTAACCTCCGCCAAGGAAATCGAGAGTATTTTAAGGTATTTGGCTTGATAGAATCAGCTGAAATTGTCCGTGAAACACGTGATGGGAGAATGCTCGACGTCGAAATCACACTGTCGGATTGGGTGTGGGATGCTATTGAGAATAACAATGTTCTTGAACTGAATAAACAATACTTCCTTCTTCGGAAGCCATTAGAGAGGAGGTTATATGAATTGGCGAGAAAACATTGTGGCATGCAGTCAGAATGGAAGGTTGGACTTGGAACTCTACGTGAGAAGTGCGGGTCGGGTTCTACAGATAAAGAATTTCGTCGTTTAATCAGCAAGATAATCGCTGATGATGATCAGCACGATCACATGCCAGATTACGCTTTTGTGATCCGGGGCAGTAATGTGGTCGTGCATCGAAAGCGTGCGATGGAGGAGCATGCCGTCCAGTCTTTCCTGGTAGCTGCATTGCGTCTCGATCCTGACACTTATGCTCTGGCACGTGGCGCCGCGCCCGGCTGGGACGTTCATCACTTGGAATCTGAGTGGCGGTCCTGGGTCGCCGACAAGGGCATCGCGGTGAAAGATGCTGACAGGCATTTCCTGAGCTTCTGCAGGAACCGCGGCCCCTACGATGAGCAACGATCGTCGTTGCGTAGTTAA
- a CDS encoding WGR domain-containing protein — protein sequence MTVQLDLFPIDLHLRCIDRSSNKHRFYALSVQRTLFGEWALVREWGRIGVSCRLRRDLYPSAGSAIDALIELSRQKTTRGYRAASD from the coding sequence GTGACAGTCCAGCTCGATCTTTTCCCGATTGACTTGCACCTACGGTGCATCGATCGGAGCAGCAACAAGCACCGCTTCTACGCTCTCTCCGTGCAGCGCACATTGTTCGGAGAATGGGCGCTCGTGCGAGAGTGGGGCCGGATCGGCGTGAGCTGTCGTTTGCGTCGAGATTTATACCCGTCTGCAGGATCTGCGATCGATGCACTCATCGAACTCTCGCGGCAGAAGACAACGCGAGGCTATCGCGCTGCAAGCGACTGA
- a CDS encoding recombinase family protein produces MKIGYARVSTIEQNLDLQRDALQKAGCEKVLADKASGTVSARPGLEKVKELLRTGDTLVIWRLDRLGRSLQDLIAWALYLEEHGVALESLSETINTATSTGKLTFHLFGALAEFERNLIRERTQAGLAAARARGRLGGRPSALDADKRALAVQLYREKRLTAARICAMMGISKPTLYAYVRAASDG; encoded by the coding sequence ATGAAGATCGGCTACGCTAGGGTCTCTACGATTGAGCAGAATCTCGACCTGCAACGCGACGCGCTTCAAAAGGCTGGCTGCGAGAAGGTTCTCGCGGACAAAGCGAGCGGGACCGTGTCTGCACGGCCGGGGCTAGAAAAGGTCAAAGAGCTCCTGCGCACCGGGGATACCCTGGTCATCTGGCGGCTCGATCGTCTCGGTCGTTCGCTGCAAGATCTTATAGCCTGGGCGCTCTACCTCGAAGAGCACGGGGTAGCCCTGGAGAGCCTCTCCGAGACGATTAACACCGCGACCTCGACTGGGAAACTCACCTTCCACCTTTTCGGCGCTCTCGCTGAATTCGAGCGCAATCTCATTCGTGAACGCACACAAGCGGGCCTCGCTGCCGCGAGAGCCCGCGGGCGACTTGGCGGCCGTCCGAGTGCGCTCGACGCTGACAAGCGGGCCCTTGCGGTTCAGCTTTATCGTGAAAAGAGACTCACCGCCGCGAGGATCTGCGCGATGATGGGCATCTCCAAGCCTACCCTGTACGCCTATGTCCGCGCCGCGAGCGATGGCTGA
- a CDS encoding VirB3 family type IV secretion system protein, which yields MSRPCFQALTRPVSIAGLPMSYVVILFGVTFGGFIATLSFTYFVVTGSCGGAVGR from the coding sequence ATGAGCCGTCCGTGCTTTCAGGCGCTGACGAGACCCGTGAGCATCGCGGGCCTCCCGATGAGCTACGTGGTCATCCTCTTCGGTGTCACGTTCGGGGGCTTCATCGCGACGCTCTCGTTCACCTACTTCGTGGTCACCGGCTCATGCGGTGGTGCTGTCGGTCGATGA